In Allorhodopirellula heiligendammensis, one DNA window encodes the following:
- a CDS encoding aspartate carbamoyltransferase catalytic subunit yields MDTMTQSAPLPFPSAWRDRHLLDLERLQAAELFAILSTAEQLKALTDGCRRKISLLSGKTCANLFFENSTRTRNSFSLAAKRLGADTVEFSSAGSSVAKGETFVDTAKTIEAMGVDWVVTRHQTPGTPHLLARELGCSVLNAGDGPHEHPTQGLLDILTILQHRGPRDWQSASLDPSQLLAGMTVAMVGDIAHSRTARSNIWGLKSLGADVIICGPPTLVSPRWEEIGFEVAHRLDDIVERCDVLNLLRIQFERQQTRPFPSVREYAALYAMNGDRMRRAKSDILIMAPGPINRGVEITPEVADGPHSVILEQVTNGIAVRMAALWLLSGASDIAASESNPPR; encoded by the coding sequence ATGGACACGATGACCCAATCCGCTCCGCTCCCCTTCCCGTCCGCATGGCGTGATCGTCATCTACTGGACCTCGAGCGACTGCAAGCGGCGGAGCTGTTCGCGATTCTTAGCACAGCCGAACAGCTCAAAGCACTGACCGATGGATGTCGGCGAAAGATATCCCTACTGTCAGGCAAGACCTGTGCGAATCTGTTTTTTGAAAACAGTACACGGACGCGAAATAGTTTTTCGCTCGCCGCCAAGCGACTCGGGGCGGACACGGTCGAGTTCAGCAGTGCCGGCAGCAGTGTTGCGAAGGGTGAAACGTTCGTTGACACAGCCAAAACGATCGAGGCGATGGGCGTCGACTGGGTTGTGACGCGGCACCAGACGCCAGGCACGCCACATTTGCTCGCTCGCGAACTCGGGTGTAGCGTTCTCAATGCAGGCGATGGGCCGCATGAACACCCCACGCAGGGTTTGCTCGATATCCTCACAATTCTGCAGCATCGTGGCCCGCGTGATTGGCAGAGTGCGTCTCTTGACCCCAGTCAATTACTGGCGGGAATGACCGTTGCGATGGTAGGTGACATTGCCCATAGCCGAACCGCTCGCAGCAATATCTGGGGCCTGAAATCGCTGGGGGCAGACGTGATCATTTGCGGCCCACCCACGCTCGTCAGTCCACGCTGGGAAGAGATCGGTTTCGAAGTCGCTCACCGGCTCGATGATATTGTCGAGCGGTGCGATGTACTGAACCTACTGCGGATTCAGTTCGAACGTCAGCAAACGCGTCCGTTCCCGAGTGTGCGTGAGTACGCGGCCTTGTATGCCATGAATGGTGATCGGATGCGGCGGGCGAAATCTGACATTTTGATCATGGCCCCTGGCCCTATCAATCGTGGCGTCGAGATCACGCCCGAAGTCGCCGATGGACCGCACTCGGTGATCCTCGAGCAAGTCACTAATGGAATCGCGGTGAGAATGGCGGCTCTGTGGCTGTTGTCGGGGGCGTCCGATATCGCTGCATCAGAATCTAACCCACCTCGTTGA
- the pyrC gene encoding dihydroorotase: MSRPTPTLLQPIVIDGGRIVDPANGVDRIGRLLIIEGRIAELDPCDGDCPGDAYWIDAQQRVVAPGLVDLGAELRQPGREEDETIQTGSNAALAGGFTSVLCCSNTNPVIDSAAAVELVTQIAQRLGGVRVYPIGCLSKGREAAQMAELAILAEAGAIGFSDSPRAMPNDALLKRALDYCRMLDLPIFDRPEVPGLAEGGIMHDGQVSLVLGLKGLPTEAEDLAVARDVRLAEATKGRLHVGPVSTMGAIDMIGRVKSRGVPISASVCPQNLHGSDALLRSFDSRFKVHPPMRSPAHVESLQQAVADGTIDAIQSGHMPRAREKKGNDLDLAPFGAATLETTLAATLTDMIRTDILSWSRAIECLSTNPARIAKLDAGTLGKGAPADVTLIDPDAAWTVRPSEFLSRCQSSPMEDRELFGRVTHTIVGGRLLFVRVEESTAVV, translated from the coding sequence ATGTCTCGCCCCACACCTACACTCCTCCAGCCGATCGTGATTGACGGCGGTCGTATCGTTGACCCTGCCAACGGTGTCGACCGAATCGGTCGCTTGCTTATCATCGAAGGACGCATCGCTGAGCTGGATCCATGTGACGGAGATTGTCCGGGCGATGCCTATTGGATCGACGCGCAACAACGTGTTGTGGCACCGGGACTGGTTGACTTGGGCGCAGAACTACGTCAACCCGGACGTGAGGAAGATGAGACCATTCAGACAGGCAGCAACGCCGCCCTGGCCGGTGGTTTTACCTCGGTGCTCTGCTGCAGCAATACCAATCCAGTGATCGACTCCGCAGCCGCAGTCGAACTCGTCACGCAGATTGCGCAGCGTCTCGGCGGTGTACGCGTCTATCCAATAGGGTGCTTAAGCAAGGGACGCGAGGCGGCGCAAATGGCCGAGCTCGCGATCCTGGCCGAAGCCGGCGCGATCGGTTTCAGCGACTCGCCGCGGGCGATGCCAAATGACGCTTTGCTCAAACGAGCGCTCGATTACTGCCGGATGCTCGATCTCCCAATTTTTGACCGCCCCGAAGTCCCGGGACTTGCCGAAGGCGGCATCATGCATGACGGCCAAGTCTCGCTGGTGCTCGGCCTCAAGGGGCTGCCCACTGAAGCGGAGGATCTTGCCGTCGCACGCGACGTCCGCTTGGCCGAGGCAACGAAAGGGCGATTGCACGTCGGTCCGGTTAGTACGATGGGCGCGATCGACATGATCGGTCGGGTAAAGAGCCGTGGTGTACCGATTTCTGCGTCGGTTTGTCCCCAAAACCTGCACGGTAGCGACGCTCTGCTGCGGTCGTTCGATTCACGTTTCAAGGTCCATCCGCCAATGCGAAGTCCCGCACATGTGGAGTCGTTGCAACAGGCGGTCGCTGATGGCACGATCGACGCGATCCAGTCTGGGCACATGCCTCGGGCACGCGAGAAGAAGGGCAACGATCTCGACCTCGCTCCGTTTGGTGCGGCGACGCTCGAAACCACACTGGCGGCGACGCTGACCGATATGATCCGTACCGATATTTTGAGTTGGTCGCGTGCGATTGAATGCCTCTCGACCAACCCCGCTCGGATTGCCAAGCTCGATGCTGGGACGCTAGGCAAGGGAGCGCCCGCCGATGTGACATTGATCGATCCTGACGCGGCATGGACGGTGCGGCCAAGCGAGTTTCTCTCTCGATGCCAGAGCAGTCCGATGGAAGATCGCGAGTTATTTGGCCGGGTCACGCATACCATCGTCGGCGGACGACTGCTGTTTGTGCGCGTGGAAGAATCCACCGCTGTGGTTTGA
- the uvrA gene encoding excinuclease ABC subunit UvrA, which produces MDVPRNAIVVFTGISGSGKSSLAFGTLFAESQRRYLDSVSPYARRLIDQVGEPDVDTIEGLPPAVALQQQRGTPSARSSVGSVTTISNSLRMLYSRAGIYPRGQTILYADAFSPNTPEGACPRCHGIGRVFDVTEDLLVPDNSLTIREGAIAAWPPAWQGKNLRGILVTLGHDIDKPWKKLSRKTRDWILYTDETPEVPVYPGLNCEQVRQAIKHDEPPSYMGTFSSARRYVLHSFATTQSQRTKQRVSRYMQISQCPDCNGKMLKQESLSVKFAGLDIGELSQLTLTELADRLRGAVDGESATNDAHRERTIVAERIVRDVLARVEALTNLGLGYLSLQRSTPTLSPGELQRLRLATQLRSQLFGVVYVLDEPSAGLHPADTQALLGALDELKRIGNSIFVVEHDVSVIEHADWIVDIGPDAGQHGGEVIYSGPIAGLCGVERSHTARYLVAADGESIRAAKMPRRDPAGWLRLEGVTRNNLNRLNVEFPLGVMTTVTGVSGSGKSSLVSQALVELVRQTLGQKIEADPTSSETDLLEHSEETPIGGSIEGGLEHVRRLVTVDQKPIGRTPRSNLATYTGLFDYVRKLFASTREAKTRRYDAGRFSFNIAKGRCANCEGAGFVSVELLFLPSVYTPCPVCQGQRYNDETLEIVYREKNIAEVLDLTVEDAYDFFSEELPVQRALDALLQVGLGYLRLGQSATELSGGEAQRIKLATELQRVQRGDTLYILDEPTTGLHPADVSRLMSQLNGLVDAGNTVILVEHDMQVAGNSDWMIDMGPGAGDQGGQIVAQGPPATIAKSTTSRTAKFLRC; this is translated from the coding sequence GTGGATGTTCCACGCAACGCGATAGTCGTGTTTACCGGCATCTCGGGTTCAGGTAAATCCTCGTTAGCGTTCGGAACGCTGTTCGCTGAGTCACAGCGACGGTATCTCGACTCGGTGTCGCCTTATGCTCGGCGTTTGATCGACCAGGTCGGTGAACCGGACGTGGATACGATTGAGGGACTGCCGCCCGCGGTCGCTCTCCAACAGCAACGCGGAACACCATCGGCCCGTTCCTCGGTCGGGAGCGTGACGACAATTTCCAATAGCCTCCGGATGCTGTACTCACGCGCCGGAATCTATCCACGCGGTCAGACGATTTTGTACGCGGACGCTTTTTCACCTAACACGCCGGAAGGTGCCTGTCCTCGGTGTCATGGAATCGGGCGTGTGTTCGATGTTACGGAAGATCTGTTGGTACCGGACAACTCTCTGACGATTCGCGAAGGCGCGATCGCCGCTTGGCCGCCCGCTTGGCAGGGCAAGAATCTGCGTGGGATTCTTGTGACGCTGGGCCACGATATTGACAAACCTTGGAAAAAACTGTCTCGAAAAACTCGCGACTGGATCCTGTATACCGACGAGACACCGGAGGTGCCGGTCTACCCCGGACTGAACTGCGAACAGGTCCGCCAGGCAATCAAGCACGACGAGCCACCCAGCTATATGGGCACGTTTTCGAGTGCCCGCCGCTATGTTCTGCACTCCTTCGCGACCACACAAAGTCAGCGGACAAAGCAACGAGTCTCACGTTACATGCAGATTTCGCAGTGCCCTGATTGCAACGGCAAGATGCTGAAGCAAGAGTCGCTGTCGGTGAAGTTCGCAGGACTTGATATCGGGGAATTGTCGCAATTAACTTTGACAGAACTGGCTGATAGGTTGCGCGGGGCTGTCGACGGTGAGTCTGCCACGAACGACGCGCACCGCGAACGAACGATCGTCGCGGAAAGAATTGTCCGCGATGTTCTGGCTCGGGTTGAGGCGCTAACCAACCTGGGTCTGGGCTATCTTTCGCTGCAGCGCAGCACGCCTACTTTGTCGCCGGGTGAGCTTCAGCGACTGCGGTTGGCCACGCAGCTTCGGTCGCAACTTTTTGGCGTTGTCTACGTTCTCGACGAGCCATCGGCAGGTTTGCATCCAGCAGACACTCAGGCGCTGCTCGGGGCACTCGACGAGCTCAAACGAATTGGTAACTCGATCTTTGTCGTTGAGCACGATGTCAGTGTCATCGAACACGCTGACTGGATTGTCGATATCGGGCCGGATGCAGGACAACATGGGGGCGAGGTGATCTACAGCGGCCCCATCGCAGGATTGTGCGGTGTTGAAAGATCGCATACAGCTCGCTACCTCGTTGCCGCCGATGGCGAGTCGATCAGGGCAGCGAAGATGCCGCGGCGTGACCCCGCGGGATGGCTCAGGCTGGAAGGTGTGACGCGCAATAACTTGAATCGACTCAACGTGGAATTTCCGCTCGGCGTGATGACCACGGTGACGGGGGTATCAGGTTCAGGCAAATCAAGTTTGGTCAGTCAGGCGCTTGTTGAACTCGTCCGTCAAACCCTGGGGCAGAAAATCGAGGCTGATCCTACCAGTAGCGAGACCGACCTGCTCGAGCACTCAGAAGAGACACCGATCGGAGGAAGTATCGAAGGTGGGCTGGAGCACGTTCGACGTCTCGTCACGGTTGATCAAAAGCCAATCGGCCGCACACCACGTTCGAATCTTGCGACTTATACGGGACTATTTGACTATGTTCGTAAGCTATTCGCTTCCACACGTGAGGCGAAGACGCGGCGCTACGATGCTGGACGGTTTTCGTTTAATATCGCTAAAGGACGTTGTGCCAATTGCGAGGGCGCAGGGTTCGTCAGTGTTGAGTTGCTGTTTCTTCCGAGCGTCTACACGCCATGTCCAGTCTGTCAGGGACAGCGGTATAACGACGAGACGTTGGAAATCGTCTACCGGGAGAAAAACATCGCTGAGGTACTCGACCTGACCGTTGAAGATGCGTATGACTTCTTTAGCGAGGAATTGCCGGTGCAGCGCGCACTCGACGCACTGCTGCAGGTTGGACTCGGATACCTTCGATTGGGTCAGTCTGCAACGGAATTGTCCGGCGGTGAAGCGCAGAGAATTAAACTTGCAACCGAACTGCAGCGTGTTCAGCGAGGCGACACACTTTACATACTCGACGAGCCAACCACAGGTCTCCATCCAGCAGACGTTTCACGATTGATGTCACAGCTAAACGGCTTGGTCGATGCAGGCAATACCGTCATCCTGGTCGAGCACGACATGCAAGTCGCCGGCAACAGTGATTGGATGATCGATATGGGGCCCGGTGCTGGTGACCAGGGGGGGCAGATCGTCGCCCAGGGCCCACCTGCGACGATTGCTAAATCGACAACGAGCCGCACCGCAAAGTTTCTGCGCTGCTGA
- a CDS encoding sodium:solute symporter family transporter — translation MLPIGTVDALVLVISVTASIVIGLRLSGKNDSVEAFLVGNRDLPWWAILGSIVATETSTATVLSVPGAGYGPVGMRFLQITFGFLIGRTIVVYLLLPLFFRGKLMSAYEVLQQRFGGVVERFASLLFLVARNIGDGLRLFLAAVVLHKLVGWELHTSAIAIGVITIFYTYFGGMKSVVWNDCIQFVIYMLGAVATVFVISSQITGGWAEFWEFASVHDKLSVFQFSPPVGDTRSLSMWVLSDPFNFYAAVIGGAVLSLGTHGTDQMMVQRYLSARSQRDAAKAILLSGVVVMLQFALFLFIGVLLACYYAQDPTATFETSDEVYADFIVHHFPRDTGLVGLMLAAILAAAMSTLSSSLNSSASAVLNDFYLPLRRSTPSPQRLLAITRRLAIGFGVIQVLIGIWAISLDASVVSNSLTIAGYSAGLLLGLFLLGVLTTKVRAAHALVGAVCGLAALLFVQFLLPTLTQSPGLEFGVQVAWPWFALIGSSVTFSVGSALASVSKLTSQNP, via the coding sequence TTGCTTCCAATCGGTACTGTTGACGCCCTTGTTCTCGTGATTTCGGTTACGGCCTCCATCGTGATTGGACTACGATTGAGCGGTAAAAACGATTCGGTAGAAGCGTTCTTGGTGGGGAACCGAGATCTTCCTTGGTGGGCAATTCTAGGTTCCATCGTGGCGACGGAAACCAGTACCGCGACGGTGCTGAGCGTTCCTGGTGCGGGCTACGGTCCGGTAGGGATGCGTTTTTTGCAAATCACGTTTGGATTTTTGATTGGCCGTACAATCGTTGTGTATTTGTTGCTGCCGCTCTTTTTCCGTGGCAAATTGATGAGCGCCTATGAGGTGCTCCAGCAACGATTCGGTGGAGTCGTCGAAAGGTTTGCGTCGCTCTTGTTTTTGGTCGCTCGGAATATTGGCGATGGCTTGCGTCTCTTCCTTGCTGCCGTGGTGCTGCACAAGCTGGTGGGGTGGGAACTCCACACCAGTGCCATCGCCATTGGCGTGATCACGATCTTCTACACGTACTTTGGAGGGATGAAAAGTGTTGTTTGGAATGATTGTATCCAGTTCGTGATTTACATGCTTGGCGCTGTCGCGACCGTGTTTGTAATTTCCAGCCAGATTACTGGCGGATGGGCTGAGTTCTGGGAATTTGCCTCCGTCCACGACAAGTTGAGCGTGTTTCAGTTTTCTCCACCGGTTGGTGACACACGCTCGCTGAGTATGTGGGTTTTGTCGGACCCGTTCAACTTCTACGCCGCTGTCATAGGTGGTGCGGTGCTGTCGTTGGGGACTCATGGCACCGACCAAATGATGGTCCAGCGATACCTCAGTGCACGCAGCCAGCGAGACGCCGCGAAAGCTATCCTGCTCAGTGGCGTAGTTGTCATGCTTCAGTTCGCCTTGTTCCTGTTTATCGGTGTGCTGTTGGCGTGCTACTACGCACAGGATCCCACAGCTACGTTTGAGACATCTGACGAGGTTTACGCCGACTTCATCGTCCACCACTTCCCTCGCGACACAGGTCTGGTGGGCTTGATGCTCGCAGCAATTCTCGCGGCGGCAATGTCCACCCTTTCCAGTTCACTCAATTCGTCAGCCTCGGCAGTATTGAACGATTTCTATCTTCCGCTGAGACGGTCGACTCCGTCACCACAACGGCTGTTGGCGATTACCCGCCGGTTGGCGATCGGCTTTGGTGTCATACAAGTTCTGATAGGTATTTGGGCGATCTCGCTGGACGCATCGGTTGTAAGTAATTCGCTGACGATCGCTGGCTATTCAGCGGGCCTGCTATTGGGGCTGTTTCTATTGGGCGTGTTGACCACGAAGGTGCGCGCCGCCCATGCATTAGTGGGAGCGGTCTGTGGATTGGCCGCACTACTCTTCGTGCAGTTCCTCCTGCCCACCCTCACTCAGTCGCCTGGCCTTGAATTTGGCGTGCAGGTCGCGTGGCCTTGGTTCGCATTGATAGGGTCGAGCGTGACATTTTCAGTGGGCAGTGCATTGGCAAGCGTCTCCAAACTCACGTCGCAGAATCCTTGA
- the murQ gene encoding N-acetylmuramic acid 6-phosphate etherase: MKSTDLLTTETRNERSANLDSLTALEIVRLMNSEDALLAEAVSNESQSIARAIDVIVASFRVGGRLFYIGAGTSGRLGVLDASECPPTFNTPPEMVIGIIAGGDTALRNAVEGAEDSLTLAAQDLAEYSFCAQDTLVGIASSGSTPYVIGGLDYARQCGATTVGVTCNAISQLHRHADIMIAPVVGPEVLSGSTRLKAGTATKMVLNMLTTGAMVRIGKTYGNLMVDLRASNAKLRRRSIRIVSEVTGLGETSAEQLLNRCDGDVKTAILSHLGAIDATTARDQLNRVDGRLRDAVNGVVNDRG; the protein is encoded by the coding sequence ATGAAATCCACAGATCTTTTAACGACTGAAACGCGAAACGAACGCTCGGCGAATCTCGATTCGTTGACCGCACTTGAGATCGTTCGTCTCATGAACTCGGAAGATGCTCTTTTGGCGGAAGCTGTCAGCAATGAATCACAATCGATCGCCCGCGCGATCGATGTGATCGTCGCGAGCTTTCGGGTAGGAGGTCGGTTATTCTACATCGGAGCGGGGACTTCAGGGCGGCTGGGAGTACTCGATGCGTCAGAGTGCCCGCCCACGTTCAATACCCCACCTGAGATGGTGATTGGAATCATTGCCGGAGGCGATACGGCGTTGCGAAACGCCGTCGAAGGAGCTGAAGACTCATTGACGCTGGCCGCTCAAGATCTAGCTGAATACAGTTTCTGCGCTCAAGACACGCTCGTCGGTATCGCGTCGAGTGGTTCAACGCCCTACGTCATCGGCGGACTGGACTATGCTCGGCAGTGCGGTGCCACGACAGTCGGAGTGACATGCAACGCGATTTCCCAACTCCATCGTCATGCTGACATCATGATCGCCCCTGTGGTCGGGCCGGAGGTACTCAGCGGATCGACCCGACTGAAGGCTGGTACTGCGACCAAGATGGTGTTGAACATGCTCACCACCGGCGCGATGGTGCGAATCGGTAAAACGTACGGCAATTTGATGGTCGATCTGCGCGCGTCCAACGCGAAACTCCGCCGCCGTAGTATTCGCATCGTGAGTGAAGTGACCGGACTGGGTGAAACTTCTGCCGAGCAATTGCTCAATAGGTGTGACGGGGATGTCAAAACTGCGATCCTTTCCCACCTCGGTGCGATCGATGCCACCACGGCTCGGGATCAACTCAATCGCGTGGACGGGCGACTGCGTGACGCCGTCAACGGGGTAGTAAACGACCGTGGATAA
- a CDS encoding N-acetylglucosamine kinase produces the protein MDKKFLIGIDAGGSNTRVLLGEVAQDQMRIVGSSAGPAGNPRSVGFDSAFEIIRHTVAQAFRNAGSTQVPASHACLSVAGAGRLEEQQRIFDWCRETGLAQSPVIVGDAECLLATVAQYGVALIAGTGSMAWGRNAAGNVARAGGQGYLFDDEGSGYWLAAQTLRRVCMAIDARAAPTSLLSAVLDHLNLASPDQLIGWCYESSDPRRQIASLAPVLFQQYPHDAAAQEIVHAGAQSLAQLVAAVTRQIEFSADQFTLACAGSVLLRQPVYQALLAKELDHMGVAPTSVCPIEEPVRGALELAWTAMRDAAN, from the coding sequence GTGGATAAAAAGTTTTTGATCGGGATTGATGCCGGTGGCTCAAACACCCGCGTCCTGCTCGGCGAAGTTGCCCAAGACCAGATGAGGATTGTTGGCAGCTCCGCTGGGCCCGCTGGTAACCCTCGCTCGGTTGGATTCGATTCGGCATTCGAGATTATCCGGCACACCGTTGCACAGGCATTCCGTAACGCCGGATCAACGCAAGTCCCTGCTTCTCATGCGTGTTTGAGCGTGGCGGGTGCAGGGCGTCTCGAAGAACAGCAACGAATCTTCGATTGGTGCAGAGAAACCGGCCTAGCTCAGTCCCCCGTCATCGTGGGTGACGCGGAATGTCTTTTAGCGACGGTCGCTCAATACGGGGTCGCGTTGATTGCCGGAACGGGATCGATGGCCTGGGGACGCAATGCAGCCGGCAATGTCGCGCGAGCAGGCGGTCAAGGATATCTGTTCGACGATGAAGGCAGCGGTTATTGGTTGGCCGCGCAGACGCTACGTCGTGTGTGTATGGCGATCGATGCCCGTGCCGCACCGACGAGTCTACTATCGGCGGTCCTCGATCACCTGAATCTCGCATCTCCCGATCAGCTGATCGGCTGGTGCTATGAGTCGTCTGACCCGAGACGCCAAATCGCCTCGCTGGCTCCCGTTCTCTTTCAGCAATACCCTCACGACGCCGCTGCGCAAGAAATCGTGCATGCGGGAGCCCAATCACTCGCCCAGCTCGTTGCGGCCGTGACCCGCCAAATCGAGTTTTCTGCCGATCAATTCACGCTCGCCTGCGCGGGCAGTGTGCTGTTGAGGCAACCGGTTTACCAGGCGTTGCTGGCCAAGGAGCTCGACCACATGGGGGTCGCTCCGACGAGCGTTTGTCCGATCGAAGAGCCCGTCCGAGGTGCCTTGGAACTGGCCTGGACGGCGATGCGGGACGCCGCAAATTGA